AAGTCTTCCTCAATAACATAATACTCCATATTTATGTTGTGAGCTCACATCTTCGACAATTTCGGATTCAGAatcttcaagaaaatgaaaaaccAAATTATGTAGCTGCTAGACATGCAAAACTTCACTCTCTTTGCAGCCAGAGTCAACCAAGTACATGCTAACTAACAACACAATATCATTATACAACACATTAGTATCTTGTAACGGCTCTTgattaatttcataaatagTATGTATTGACgcacttttgctgtttttggcaatATATAATAttctaataaatgaaaataaattgaattaaaaattcATCACACTTGATTCGTTACGGCTGaacgcaattttgaaaaatacagaTCAGCcctccgaaacagaaaaatcttAGAAAGATTCGGATGAATaggaaaaactatgtttttcgGGCAAACGATCGCTATCCCCCGATGGCATATTGGTTTATGAttcgctttggttgaatgcaatttcgttttttttttcacaacctgCTACACACAATTTTTGCGTTGAAGCCGTTGTCAACTGTCCGAATGACACGGTTGATTTATTGTCGATAGATAGTTTCTATATCCAGTGGTGTAAGTaacacaattttgaaaaaaatgcacttGGTTCGTTtcggcagaaccccgaccatatgCGTTCCATAGTGTTGAAATTTAGAATAATAGTGGTGGTGAAACATGGTCAATTTTGATCTTCTTTAAATGACCTTCTTCAAGGCTGAAGTCGATAGACTTTCAAACCTCTATAGTGCCAGAGAAGAAGGTTTGCGATGAATACCTCATGAAATGCAATAAGGCAgtaaggaaacatcattaaatctTCTTTAGCTGTTTATGAAAAACCATGTAAATCATCCGCAAAGCTCAAGGACACCACAACAATTCATTAGAGAGTAGAATTACAATTTtgatgcattttaaaataatacgcagagtgataaacaagcgaattgaacaaTTTCGTACTCCTAAGACAACATGTTTTCCCCTCTGGTCAATAGCATTCGCAGATCTAATTTATTGTTCAAAATATTAAACACAGTCAATTGTCGCTTGATAAATAGCCACTGAGTATGGCGCAGTATAAGAGATTCGTAGTGGAAGTTTGTCGCACTTTCCCTATCAAACTGTATCCCGATATGTTCCttcagcgaaaaaaaaagaatggtgTCGTCATCTGTGATTTCAGAAGTTAGCTCGTGGTTACTGGATTGCGATAACTAAGAGCAACGAGGAAAACAATCCAAAGATCTAGCGTTTTCAACTGTTTCGGAATACACAGCATAGAAGTGGATACTTCGTCATCACAAAAAGGTATCAAAACAACTCCGAAGTAACACTATTTATTGCAAGTTTATTCTCCCGCTTTGTCACTATCCAATACGAAATGCTCTTGAAATCCTCAGAAGTAATGTTGGTAATCATTTCCGATggagttcaccgtgaaatgtgTTTCTCACGGTTTATAACACTTGCTCAATTACAACACATAGCACTTAACATAAATATAAGCTACTCAGACCTTGGCCTTGATACGCAATGTTTAAACACGTTTCGAGCACGTAGCATATTCTGCTGTTTTTGGTTTGCAAAGCAACATGCAATAAATTGGAAAAGGATAAGTAAGCGGATGACTCTTGAACAAACTCTCGGTCTTCTTCTTGTGCTACACGCGATGTTATTTTGATTCGTATTCCGAACGATCGAATATCGATTCTTGTCTATGGTATCCAATGTTCAGACGTAAATTGGAAACATTGAAGTGATAGTCAGCGAAATTTCCCCACCCGACCTCGGGATGAATCACTCGAATTGAAGTAAACAAGTCGTCATTCCGTCGCGAACCGTTACAGTCTCGTCTCGTGATTGACACCAGGATTAATGAGTTCTTGTCTGGGGCTTCCTAGAAATCGCGAAGGAGGTTAACGTTCCTTCTTTTGTCCAAAAATCAGGTCAGTGAACAGCTTTGTTTGCGCACCTTGCAGTTAGtacaaattttctacatataggGGTAAAGAagaatatttacatttcactgtTGATTTTATCAACCGTGTTGAACGGCTGTTTCGATGCCTTCTCGATGCTGGTCGGCTGCACAACATCCGGCAGGCTGATGGTGTCTTCTCCAACCAATCCATTCTCAACAACGATTGGAAGAAAGTCTTCATTGCCGATCACAGGCTGTGATTGGTGCTTAGTTTTTTCTTCATCTTCCGCGTGGCCGTTTTGAAGCACGCGCGGGTCACTGTGGTCGTATTGAAATTCGATTAGTTTCTGGTTTGCTATGAACGATGGAACACAGGGTGAAATGCCACTATTATCACTGTTAAATGcatgttgatgttcattattACCAACACTGAgcactaaattcacgccgttgtCGTTATTTGTATTCACAAGCGAACCGGGTGAGCACCCGTCATGCATTAGTTCATCATCACTATATTCCGCAACTTGTTCATAACTTTGCTGTTCTAAATTTAACGCACTTGGTAGGGATTCTGCACTCTCACTGACACTGACTGTGTTGCGTAAATCGTACTCCTGGCAGGGCTCCCCATTGATTAGCACTTGATCACTAAACACTACCCGTTTCTTTGGGCTTGCTCGGGACGCATTCTGACTGGAGGATATAATAGTTTTGAGCGGACTGAATGGTTCGGTCTTATCGCCATTCTCGGTTGTCGGTGATAACGTGGGAGATAGTGACTCGGTTGCTTCGTAGAAAATATCTCGATCGTCGCTAATATCGTCCCGAGGAGCATCCTGGATCACTTGCAATATCAACTGTTGTTGATGATGATAATGTGGCGATCGTCTGCTACTGTTAACAACTTCGTTTGGTTTACTAGGCTGTTGGCCCATTTCCTTATCCGTGGGAACTTCTTCACTTGCTACAATTTCTCTACGGTCGATCTTCTCGTGAAGACCATCGTCGTCAATATTGCGCGGAGTAGCGATGGCAGATGAATAAAGTTCTGTCGCAGGACACTGCGGCTCCGAGCCGCCTAATAATTCGTTAACGTCAGCATCGACGGCTGTATTTGTTAACGGCAACGGTGACGTCGTCGTGGGTTGATCTGTTGTAGGTGGATGATTACACGCAGTTTGATTCTCTGCAATTACACACACACCGTCACGATCGCCCCTCGGATCGGGATGATCATTGAGCGAAGATTCGTCGCAAACCGAACGCAGGCCGAGGCTATTTTTATCCTCGCGCTCTTCTATGTGGTTACCATTGACGTCACTGAGACATGACAATTTCTGTTCAAAACCAACTTCTTCACCAACGGGGTTCACCTTCGTTTCCTCCTTGGAAATATGTTCATCGTGATTTACTTCACTAGCACTTTTCTGCACTGCATTCACATTCTCAGTGGGTTTTGTCACTGTCACGGTGGTCGCAGTTGGCGGgataacattttctacattCACTTTTTGAACTTTTTCTTCGGAATTTTTCTTCTCTTTGTGTAGCAGGTTGACATTGTTCGCAAGATTAGATTGCTTTTGGCCTTGCTGGGGTTGGGTACAATTTTTCCCACCTTGAttctgatgctgctgctggtgaTAGCGTTTTTTGTTTCTCCCCTTTGCCATAGCACTTTCGAGCGGAGTCGCGTTTTGATTGGAACTAGATGATTGCTCTGATGTCGGATCACTCGTTTCCCCCCGTCGTACTCGAAGATCCTCTCGCTGAACACGCTCATTGATCGCGTTCCTTTCGGTAATTTCTTCGTCGGTGTCTTCGTCCGCAAACTCGATCACGCCGCCACTGTTGTCCTCGAGGGCGAGCGAACAACCGTTCTCACGGATTATATCACTAGGACTGAAGCAAGTCGCAGTTGGCGGTGAATGCGGCTTATTTTTAACACTTTTATGCGTTGCTCTTAGTTCGCCGCCACTCTCAGCATCGCGAACACCTCCGGCGGATTTCGGCACAAGCAGTGGCGGTAATACCTCAGTGGGCGAGGGCGTCGGTTGCGTCTCCGAGGTATTCGATACGCATGCGCCTGACGGCGCAACCTTCAATGCATTCCCATCGTGTTGTTGCAATGCTGGCTGCTGCTTACgctcttgtttttgttttgatttttgtgacTTTGAACGTTTGAAGAAGCTGAACATTTTCCGAATGCTCGATTCGTTACTTTTGAGTACTTATTTTCTATCTCACCAAGGACGCTatcaatcgattaatcgaatgcaAACCGGACGACTTCCACCGGCAAACTGCTGCAGTCGAGGACAGATCTGTCACTTTGGGTCAGTCAGACAAGATTTCTCCCTCTCCACTTCTCGGTCAGTTTTTCGACATCCGGAAAATGCTGATAAATCTTTCACGCCGCTTGAATGCCCCTCATGTTGCAACGATTTCCacttgaaatatagaaaatagtttctgGTCTATATTGAGGGCGCCCCACTCACACACATTCGCTAATCACCGATGATGACTAAGATTTGACGGTTTGACAACAATGACCATGCGTCTCCATTATTCGTCATTCAGAGGAGTGGCGGAAAatacaggggttagacatcaattgaatataggctacccaaaatcaaaatcaatatggcgtcatttgtttatcaacatatcatttacgaggattgaaatcgaaaaatgcgctgctttattctaactgcatgagcgattttcatatttcagtttcacatggaggtgttcacatttaacatgaagTTTAAAGTTAgtcactattcgactatattaccggaccgagttgtaaacaacagtaattgatagaaccaaaatgtcagtgaaccgcagcaatattgggtacactggcaatatgagcgatttgacgttttagtcgtacccctgggaAAATACGTATTGCGATTGCTCCGGTGAAACGAAGTTTTAAAAATAACAGCTAGAATGAATTGGCCAACAAGTTACTTAACAAAGCGTGACATACTCAACGCTACGCAAAGTTGACGGAAAACTACCACGGGACCAAATGTAACTTTCGACAGCATGCTAACTTCGTGACGGCCAAAGACCATTGTCGGAAAGATGAAATGCGCGTGTGAGAGAACCAAACAAaccgatgaaaagtggattacCCATAAACAATTATCTACAAGCCGAACGAACACGCCAATGGCCTATTTATGAGTCTCGTGTTTGTGCCCGCTAGCGCAAGTGGAGCTGAGCTTCTCAGCCAGATAAATTTGATGTATCGACTGAAATACGtttcaataaaaatggaagattgATGAAGTAGAATTATTTTTGTGCAAACCATAGAAGCTACATCATCTAGTTATCCATGCCAAGTGTTGAGCATGATGAAATATTTACGTATCACGCAAACCTTGTGCCGTTTCGAGAAAAATTCGGGCAGTCGGGCTGCATCTCAGGAAATCCCCAGCGACCATGTGTACCAAATGTACGTGCATTACGGACAAGGTCAAACGTGTTGTACACATTAGCAGCCGATTAGAACTCTAGATTAGTATGTCATGTCGTCGAGTCTGCCGGCCATGGCCCTGTCATTGGCAGCGGGCTGAATCAGTTGGCGAAAGTCGCCACTTTCAGCGCTCCAATTACGATGGAAATTGGCGTTTCAGAGGTGTTTTCACAGTTTAGCTAGAAGATGGATTACTGAGGATAACGACTGAAAGAAGGTTGCGGACAGACTTAGGTTTAGTTATAGGATTATTGTGTTTGAATTAATAAAGCAATTAGCGTTATTGCTGTAAAAATCTTCAACGATATTCTTCCAAGTTCATTGATTAAATGTCGATCAGATAAATATGTTACTAgaattttttgttcttttcaaaaaagaattatgtAACCctatatattttgtttaataaTTCTGAATTGTCATatacagtagaatccgtttattttGACTCCGCTTATTATTACGTCTTTGTCAATCCATTGCCCCCTTCCCCCCAGTCATTATAAATGGATTCCACTGAATCTCCATAATTTCTGAATTTTGCTATCCAGTCCTTGTTTTCgttctctaatgaaaaataaaatttacagATCCAACAAACCTAAGTTTaaggatataaaaaaacaaaggaaaatttaaaaaaatatataaactttATTGTTGGAGTTGGTAAGTTAAAAAAGAGTCGAACGGCGACAAATCACACGATCTAGGCGGCCAATTCACCGCTCCAAAACGTGAAATGAATTGATGGAAATGTTCTCATCTTCATCTTTAAAAAAGTACGGACCAATGATTCCTCTGGACAACAAACCGCACCGAGCAACACATTTTCCGGGATACATTGACAGCTCTTGTATTGCTGTGGCTGCTCATCGGACCAAATACAGCAATTTTGTTTGTCAACGTATTCGCATAACCAAAAATGTGATTTTGATAACAAACGCTTAATatattaaattgtataaattgtATGCTTTGTTCGTTTGTAAATCTTTCCATAATTAAATGACTAGGAACACCATACAACTTAAATTTTGACACATAGCTCGAATCACGCGTGATCTGTCCAAAACAGACACCACCAAAAATCATCCGTTATTGCAAAAGTTTAAAACTTTCAGTTTTTATCGTGTTTGGTCAAAATGTATGTCTTCGGATACGCAGAgttcaaaaaatttatttttcgaaccatcggttaactttgaaaaatcataactcaaaaacgaaaaaaacgcctcgctggtttcgacatataaagggtgtgtcacatcaaattgcatcacggaaaaaacgctgtagaaatttaatttttaggaattatatcttcagctttcgcttataatatatgtcaatttttcgtaaatttggaaaaatgtcgtcgaacgaaaaagagcgtcgtgaattaatcctgtgcactcatttcgagaatccggagttgtcacatcgggacatcggtaagatgctgggaatcgtccaatccacggtcagcagagtactagaacgatacttcgagaacctaaccatcgaccggaaggtgaagaacggcaaaaatggatgctccgtcagtgaaaaagatcacaagcgcgtagttaggcagtttagatgtgatccgagaagttcggtccgggatgtcgccaataagctgaatttgtcaagttcattcgtccagcggatcaagcagcgggagggcctgcgtacatacaaggttcagaaggctcctaaccgcgacgaaagacaaaacatggtggggaagacgcgagcccggaagctgtacaccgaaatgctgacgaagccgcattgcctggtaatggacgacgaaacctacatcaaagcggactttcgtcagctgccgggcctgttgttcttctccgcagaggacaaatccggagcgttccggaggagattcgcaagcagaaactatccaagtttgccaaaaagtacatggtgtgtcaagcgatctgctcttgcggaaagcggagcgcccccttcgtgatgaccggcacggtaaacgggcaggtttaccttaaggagtgcctacagaagcgcttactaccactattgaagcagcacgagggtccgaccatcttctggccggatctcgcttcgtgccactattcaaaggacgtgttggagtggtacgaagccaacggggtcaccttcgtgccaaaggaaatgaacccgcccaacgcgccggagcttcgccccatagagaaatattgggcgattatgaagcaggccctccggaagaacccaaaagttgtcaaatcggaggcggacttcaagagaaaatggatttctgttcaaaaaaaactacaacctgacgttgtacagaaccttatggacggggtaaagaggaaggtgcgagcatacgggcttgggctcgaagaatgaattaaaagaaaatgccaacagttgtttaatagtttttattttactgtcaaaaattttcaaaaggatcggtctactgggcgaatttctacagcgttttttccgtgatgcaatttgatgtgacacaccctttattaggctgtcaaaaaagtcctgcggtatttccgcgaggtgtcgttgtaagcgcgtagttctagttgtattcattgtatcgagtcatactatagcttgttggaaacgtattttgcgcgctataatatagtccttgaaagtgttttgtttggttaagtcgttcgtgagttatagtgtcgcaaatatggagcaaaataaagagaaaatccgacatattttacagtactactatgacaaaggcaaaaatgcatctcaagctgccaataaaatttgtgcagtttatggacccaatacagtttccatttccaccgcacaacgatggtttcaacgttttcgttct
The Toxorhynchites rutilus septentrionalis strain SRP chromosome 2, ASM2978413v1, whole genome shotgun sequence genome window above contains:
- the LOC129767186 gene encoding uncharacterized protein LOC129767186 isoform X3, with the translated sequence MFSFFKRSKSQKSKQKQERKQQPALQQHDGNALKVAPSGACVSNTSETQPTPSPTEVLPPLLVPKSAGGVRDAESGGELRATHKSVKNKPHSPPTATCFSPSDIIRENGCSLALEDNSGGVIEFADEDTDEEITERNAINERVQREDLRVRRGETSDPTSEQSSSSNQNATPLESAMAKGRNKKRYHQQQHQNQGGKNCTQPQQGQKQSNLANNVNLLHKEKKNSEEKVQKVNVENVIPPTATTVTVTKPTENVNAVQKSASEVNHDEHISKEETKVNPVGEEVGFEQKLSCLSDVNGNHIEEREDKNSLGLRSVCDESSLNDHPDPRGDRDGVCVIAENQTACNHPPTTDQPTTTSPLPLTNTAVDADVNELLGGSEPQCPATELYSSAIATPRNIDDDGLHEKIDRREIVASEEVPTDKEMGQQPSKPNEVVNSSRRSPHYHHQQQLILQVIQDAPRDDISDDRDIFYEATESLSPTLSPTTENGDKTEPFSPLKTIISSSQNASRASPKKRVVFSDQVLINGEPCQEYDLRNTVSVSESAESLPSALNLEQQSYEQVAEYSDDELMHDGCSPGSLVNTNNDNGVNLVLSVGNNEHQHAFNSDNSGISPCVPSFIANQKLIEFQYDHSDPRVLQNGHAEDEEKTKHQSQPVIGNEDFLPIVVENGLVGEDTISLPDVVQPTSIEKASKQPFNTVDKINSEMKELVNQESRYSAKLEEAEKRASEAQTRAYELQLRLTEVERDVSLKECNVDRLKAEVEAAYRECEGIRGRLRTQDAEMVALRLKSSDREDELNLKYQNLEIEMLELNEKLKEVRQLAHELNIQLIDAKAEADALRKERDKLLEERTDEQKIIKEALELSLKERAQVEAKWRHDFEELRTVHSEREEHLMVDCEWKIRSMQKNCKEKIETVERERKIAMDKMVKLEQDSRKYTEEVKHLRSYEAEVAQLRGLTYDQKEALTTMTRQVDQLKAEVVIANHKLESEIVKVQQIKNRCEYQMCEKEREALQRIEIARGEIAMQWEDRLLHEMNRLKSELEQTYMEERVSAINKIKKEALEETEALTNEFHLRERQLKEEIDSLKATLQKQRQAMENAQSEADNKLLQARMFVERADRDHEAILSKEVSKREQVIENLKEQCEKEKQEMEKHFSFRIQQVQEEFARELADTTEMLKLTHKKELEQQWKQLVSEKEEALQLMESRHRTRLEEAEIKISIQGKGSEPTAACPLSPPVHDITSDTSTANSSPRSPVESLFQMSIEFVKGAYPLFPALAIYHQFDCWSLALVIFALTLTLIVYLQLRLKKRDRL